The following coding sequences lie in one Acidobacteriota bacterium genomic window:
- a CDS encoding NADH-quinone oxidoreductase subunit A — MRELVIAFAVFGLMSVFMVLVNRILGPRKPDPARERPFECGSPPLQAGIGPVNIPFFLVALLFLALDVVVVFLFPLALSIRGRGPGGFAALAAFVLVLAAGFVYAWKKGVFRWS; from the coding sequence ATGAGAGAGCTGGTCATCGCCTTCGCCGTCTTCGGGCTCATGTCGGTCTTCATGGTCTTGGTCAACAGGATCCTGGGGCCCCGCAAGCCCGATCCGGCCCGGGAGAGGCCGTTCGAGTGCGGCAGTCCTCCGCTCCAGGCCGGCATCGGGCCGGTCAACATCCCGTTCTTCCTCGTCGCCCTCCTGTTCCTGGCCCTGGACGTGGTCGTCGTCTTCCTTTTCCCGCTGGCCCTGTCCATCCGCGGCCGCGGCCCCGGAGGCTTCGCCGCGCTCGCCGCCTTCGTCCTGGTCCTGGCGGCGGGGTTCGTCTATGCCTGGAAAAAGGGGGTCTTCCGCTGGTCATGA